A window from Corynebacterium singulare encodes these proteins:
- the phnC gene encoding phosphonate ABC transporter ATP-binding protein: protein MTEEKAWGIRFENVSVRYPNGTLALDDVSVDIAPGEFVAIVGLSGSGKSTFIRSINGLVQPTSGKIFVGPHEISAAKGSQLRTLRGRIGMIFQEFNLADRASVFANVLVGRFSHNPGWRTLLGISTSADKTIIAEALESVGILDKAWNKAGALSGGQKQRVAIARALSQKPAIMLADEPVASLDPPTAHSVMKDLRRINTERDLTTLVNLHLVDLAQDYATRIIGIRHGKIVFDGPAQGSSVEDFETIYGRRIREEDQLGSQGSTV, encoded by the coding sequence ATGACGGAGGAGAAGGCGTGGGGCATTCGGTTCGAGAATGTCTCAGTGCGCTACCCCAACGGAACGTTGGCGCTTGACGACGTCTCCGTGGACATCGCCCCCGGCGAATTCGTCGCCATCGTCGGTCTTTCGGGCTCCGGTAAGTCCACCTTCATCCGCAGCATTAACGGGCTCGTGCAGCCGACCTCGGGAAAGATCTTCGTTGGTCCGCACGAAATATCCGCCGCGAAAGGTTCCCAACTGCGCACACTCCGTGGCCGCATCGGCATGATTTTCCAGGAGTTCAACCTGGCAGATCGCGCAAGTGTATTCGCTAACGTGCTCGTTGGCCGTTTCTCCCACAACCCAGGTTGGCGCACGTTGCTGGGCATCTCAACTTCGGCGGACAAAACGATTATCGCCGAAGCTTTGGAGTCCGTGGGCATCCTCGACAAGGCGTGGAACAAGGCCGGCGCTTTGTCTGGTGGCCAAAAGCAGCGCGTGGCCATTGCCCGCGCCCTCTCCCAGAAGCCCGCCATCATGTTGGCCGATGAACCCGTAGCGTCCCTCGACCCGCCTACCGCGCACTCTGTCATGAAGGATCTACGCCGCATCAATACCGAGCGTGACCTCACCACTTTGGTAAACCTGCACCTTGTGGACTTAGCCCAAGACTACGCGACCCGCATCATCGGCATTCGCCATGGAAAGATCGTCTTCGATGGCCCCGCGCAAGGGTCCTCTGTGGAGGATTTCGAGACCATCTACGGCCGCCGCATCCGAGAGGAAGACCAGCTGGGAAGTCAAGGGAGCACAGTATGA
- the phnE gene encoding phosphonate ABC transporter, permease protein PhnE, with product MTAVLPPRQRNWPGILGGLAAFIALTIATCIPAWGGIEIDLGQIARNWRNGADRLALMLSPDWSILPRTWQPLLETLAMAVVGAAISAVIALPLSLWAARPTNPSTPWRTLVRGVVNVVRAVPDLVYATILVAMLGVGALPGVVTLVLFDVGIVVKLVSEAIDSADDSYMEAGRATGGTQTQINRVTALPQTWPAFASQVIYSLELNVRISAVLGLVGAGGIGLLIDEVRGFYRYDALSAIVLELLVVVIALEIVSVNLRKRLR from the coding sequence ATGACAGCCGTGCTTCCTCCCCGGCAGCGGAATTGGCCCGGCATTCTCGGTGGGCTGGCCGCGTTCATCGCGCTGACCATCGCCACGTGCATCCCCGCCTGGGGCGGTATCGAGATCGACTTGGGGCAGATTGCGCGCAATTGGCGCAACGGTGCCGACCGTTTAGCGCTGATGCTCAGCCCCGATTGGTCCATCCTTCCGCGCACGTGGCAACCTCTGCTCGAGACCCTAGCCATGGCCGTGGTGGGTGCCGCCATATCCGCGGTGATTGCCCTTCCGCTGTCGTTGTGGGCGGCACGCCCCACGAATCCCTCGACACCATGGCGCACGCTCGTACGCGGCGTCGTCAACGTTGTCCGCGCGGTGCCCGATCTCGTTTACGCCACCATTCTCGTCGCCATGCTCGGCGTCGGCGCCCTACCGGGCGTCGTTACGCTAGTGCTTTTCGATGTCGGCATCGTGGTCAAGCTAGTCTCTGAAGCAATTGACTCCGCTGATGACTCCTACATGGAGGCCGGCCGCGCCACTGGTGGTACGCAGACTCAAATCAATCGCGTGACTGCTCTCCCCCAAACCTGGCCCGCCTTTGCCAGCCAGGTCATCTACTCTCTTGAACTCAACGTCCGTATCTCCGCGGTCCTCGGCCTCGTGGGCGCGGGCGGCATCGGCTTGCTCATCGACGAAGTCCGCGGATTCTATCGCTACGATGCGCTCTCCGCCATCGTGCTGGAGCTGCTCGTCGTAGTCATTGCCCTTGAAATCGTATCCGTCAACCTGCGAAAGAGGCTGCGATGA
- the phnE gene encoding phosphonate ABC transporter, permease protein PhnE, which produces MSTALPATAPSALPSRSRSWGVWGAWAGILVILALSFGYIDVNLSALKDLPTNIWHYLVLMFSNPDWSKLGEALLQTWRSVAMAWIGAILGVVLSTILGVLAANTVSPGWVFLPLRALFAIIRAVPEIIIAIIILTVTGLTPFTGALALAIGGIGTHAKWTYEAIETAPTGPAEAVKASGGTLVETVRWGTWPIVQPELASLALYRFEINVRTSAVLGLIGVGGIGDMLTGYTQYRQWDVVGVLLIVVIVITMSIDAVSGAIRRRIVAAKYA; this is translated from the coding sequence ATGAGCACTGCACTTCCAGCAACTGCACCATCCGCACTGCCTTCACGTTCCCGCAGCTGGGGTGTCTGGGGTGCGTGGGCCGGAATTCTTGTCATCTTGGCCTTGTCCTTTGGGTACATCGATGTCAACCTCTCGGCGTTGAAAGATCTGCCCACCAACATTTGGCACTACCTCGTGCTCATGTTCTCCAACCCGGACTGGTCAAAACTAGGTGAAGCCCTCCTCCAAACCTGGCGCTCCGTGGCTATGGCCTGGATCGGCGCCATCCTCGGCGTGGTGCTCTCAACTATCTTGGGTGTGCTCGCCGCCAATACTGTCTCCCCCGGCTGGGTATTCCTTCCTTTACGTGCGCTCTTCGCCATCATCCGCGCAGTACCGGAGATCATTATTGCGATTATCATCCTGACAGTTACCGGTCTCACGCCCTTCACGGGCGCGTTGGCCCTTGCCATTGGCGGAATTGGAACGCATGCCAAATGGACCTATGAGGCCATCGAAACCGCGCCAACCGGCCCAGCTGAGGCAGTGAAGGCTTCGGGCGGCACTCTCGTGGAAACGGTGCGTTGGGGAACGTGGCCAATCGTCCAGCCTGAGTTAGCATCCCTAGCGCTCTATCGCTTTGAGATCAACGTGCGTACTTCCGCCGTCCTCGGTCTCATCGGAGTGGGTGGTATCGGCGACATGCTCACCGGCTATACGCAATACCGCCAGTGGGACGTTGTGGGCGTACTACTTATCGTCGTCATCGTCATTACTATGTCCATCGACGCCGTCTCCGGTGCCATCCGCCGCCGGATCGTGGCAGCTAAGTACGCCTAA
- a CDS encoding MurR/RpiR family transcriptional regulator → MPSLQPIEQRVAQAILEDMDFVLHATADQLAAKVGTSRTSVIRTAQALGYDGYQQLRVALTQEIAQRPRQLPGVDSTYVGRMSAEIASFSNYLHGLTTLLNEKELTATVESLVGAKRVLIVGNGLSAPLAQTMALRLTSIGRPAEFVGEATGQHIAATQLDSECVCLVVSGSGSTTLTLKAATAAHASGAAIIALTSFTSSPLADLATYTLVIPSPDGTFRAELADASRVAFLLVLEALVTLVDSHLDDSAARRAVLTVLQSAMEN, encoded by the coding sequence ATGCCAAGCTTGCAGCCCATCGAGCAGCGCGTGGCTCAGGCCATCTTGGAGGACATGGACTTTGTCCTCCACGCCACCGCGGATCAGCTCGCGGCTAAAGTCGGTACCTCCCGCACCTCAGTCATCCGTACGGCGCAGGCGCTGGGCTACGACGGCTACCAGCAGTTGCGCGTAGCTCTCACGCAGGAGATTGCGCAACGCCCACGGCAGCTTCCCGGTGTCGATTCGACCTACGTCGGCCGCATGTCCGCCGAGATTGCCAGCTTCAGCAATTATCTACACGGACTCACCACGCTACTCAATGAGAAAGAACTGACAGCAACGGTTGAATCACTTGTGGGAGCGAAGCGCGTCCTCATCGTGGGCAACGGACTATCGGCTCCACTCGCCCAAACCATGGCGCTGCGCCTGACCAGTATCGGACGCCCTGCAGAGTTCGTGGGAGAGGCCACGGGCCAGCACATCGCAGCAACGCAACTGGATTCCGAGTGCGTATGCCTCGTGGTCTCTGGATCCGGCTCGACCACGCTCACGCTCAAAGCTGCGACCGCGGCCCACGCGTCGGGCGCGGCCATCATCGCATTGACGTCGTTTACCTCTTCGCCCTTGGCGGATCTTGCCACCTACACGCTGGTCATTCCCTCCCCCGATGGAACGTTCCGCGCTGAACTCGCGGATGCCTCCCGCGTGGCCTTCCTGCTGGTTTTAGAGGCACTCGTCACGCTGGTGGATTCCCACCTCGATGATTCCGCGGCGCGGCGCGCGGTGCTCACTGTGCTGCAATCGGCGATGGAGAATTAA
- a CDS encoding amidohydrolase, whose translation MSIAHILDRAAEATTWQEALYKDLHQHPELSMQEERTRGVIADKLREFRGVEVLEFGGGVVGILRNGEGATVLERADFDGLPIKEDTDLSYAATGDAMHACGHDTHVTALLGATEALAKARDAWSGTFIALFQPGEETAEGAQSMVDAGLTDKVPTPDVAFGQHVFIDKNAPAGSVLIAPGPVLSTATSLTVTVYGHGSHGSMPHLSIDPVVLASSIVLRLQTVVSREVDPHQFAVLTVGALQAGSKANIIPDSATLRINIRAYDENVRAQIVDAIHRIVEAECQAAMSPREPQFVQSDNYPLTVNDKEATEKVRAQLIDVLGGDSVLDMEPWTASEDFSRIPDAFGAPYCFWGFGGRTDGASIPNHNPRFAPELQPTLITATLALIAAAYAYLGN comes from the coding sequence ATGAGTATCGCCCACATCCTTGACCGCGCCGCGGAAGCCACGACGTGGCAGGAAGCCCTGTACAAAGATTTGCATCAGCACCCGGAGCTCAGCATGCAAGAGGAGCGTACTCGCGGGGTTATCGCGGATAAGCTCCGTGAGTTTCGCGGGGTGGAGGTGCTGGAATTCGGCGGGGGAGTCGTCGGCATTCTCCGCAACGGTGAAGGAGCGACCGTCTTGGAGCGCGCCGATTTTGACGGTCTTCCCATTAAAGAGGACACTGACCTAAGCTATGCCGCTACGGGCGACGCTATGCATGCCTGCGGCCACGACACCCATGTGACCGCCTTGTTGGGTGCCACGGAGGCGCTGGCGAAAGCTAGAGACGCGTGGTCCGGTACCTTCATCGCGCTGTTTCAGCCTGGTGAGGAGACCGCCGAGGGCGCACAGTCCATGGTTGATGCGGGACTCACCGATAAGGTTCCGACCCCTGATGTGGCCTTTGGCCAGCACGTCTTCATTGATAAGAACGCCCCCGCCGGCAGCGTGCTTATCGCGCCCGGCCCAGTGCTGTCTACGGCGACGTCTCTCACTGTGACGGTCTATGGGCACGGGTCGCATGGCTCCATGCCGCACCTGAGTATTGATCCGGTGGTGCTGGCTAGCTCCATCGTGCTGCGGCTACAAACCGTTGTCTCTCGCGAGGTCGATCCGCACCAGTTCGCCGTACTGACCGTGGGCGCGCTGCAGGCAGGTTCGAAGGCTAATATCATCCCGGATTCGGCCACTCTGCGCATCAACATTCGTGCTTATGACGAGAACGTTCGAGCACAGATCGTGGACGCTATCCACCGCATTGTCGAGGCCGAGTGCCAAGCAGCGATGTCCCCGCGCGAGCCGCAGTTTGTACAGAGTGATAATTACCCCCTCACCGTCAACGATAAAGAAGCGACCGAAAAAGTGCGCGCGCAGCTTATCGACGTCCTTGGTGGCGATAGTGTCCTCGACATGGAGCCGTGGACGGCGTCCGAAGATTTCTCTCGCATCCCCGATGCCTTCGGAGCTCCCTATTGTTTCTGGGGCTTCGGCGGGCGAACTGATGGCGCATCAATTCCCAACCACAACCCGCGATTTGCGCCGGAGCTGCAGCCGACGCTGATCACCGCGACCCTGGCGCTCATCGCCGCGGCCTACGCGTACTTGGGTAATTAA
- a CDS encoding phosphate/phosphite/phosphonate ABC transporter substrate-binding protein: MRRFTALAATALTLSLSLTACSSDSDSGSDSAKGADEKLTLALIPNEKVNDLVTTAKPLTDYLSEELGVEVEGVVTKDYQAAVEAIGSGQADIAIASAAQLASAEDMYGAHAVLQDERFGADSYAGQFVTNNPDKYCEDEPVKATYAASGDDYLYCNGTATADKNEGQGPKGLEALKKIDAKTTVAMLGATSPAGYQLPVMAMESQGIDVDSLKKVPVTSNDASIMAVYNGDAEVGFSFWDARSTIDSSEAPDLAEKLVVFGYTDMYPNGGVVISDDVPEERRKEITDLMDGFSEVDPDTMSAIFDITDWVPAKKESIDMARKVNERFAQ, from the coding sequence ATGCGCCGTTTCACCGCTCTTGCCGCCACTGCTCTTACTCTGTCCCTCTCCCTTACCGCTTGCTCCTCTGACTCCGATAGCGGTTCTGACTCCGCTAAAGGCGCTGATGAGAAGCTCACCCTCGCACTCATCCCGAACGAAAAGGTCAATGATTTGGTGACCACTGCGAAGCCGTTGACTGATTACCTCTCTGAGGAGCTCGGCGTTGAGGTTGAGGGTGTTGTTACCAAGGACTACCAGGCCGCCGTCGAAGCCATCGGCTCCGGCCAGGCTGACATCGCTATCGCCTCTGCAGCACAGCTGGCCTCCGCTGAGGATATGTACGGCGCCCACGCTGTTCTGCAGGATGAGCGCTTCGGTGCAGATTCCTACGCCGGCCAGTTTGTCACCAACAATCCTGACAAGTACTGCGAGGATGAGCCAGTCAAGGCCACCTACGCAGCAAGCGGCGATGACTACCTCTACTGCAACGGCACCGCCACCGCAGACAAAAATGAGGGACAGGGCCCGAAGGGACTCGAGGCACTGAAGAAGATTGATGCCAAAACTACCGTCGCCATGCTCGGTGCTACCTCGCCGGCCGGCTACCAGCTGCCGGTCATGGCTATGGAGTCCCAAGGCATTGATGTTGATAGTCTCAAGAAGGTCCCTGTGACCTCTAACGATGCGTCCATCATGGCCGTCTACAACGGTGACGCCGAAGTGGGCTTCAGCTTCTGGGACGCACGCTCCACCATTGACTCATCAGAGGCTCCTGACTTGGCTGAGAAGCTTGTCGTCTTCGGTTATACCGACATGTACCCCAATGGCGGCGTCGTCATTTCTGATGATGTCCCAGAGGAGCGCCGCAAGGAAATCACCGACCTTATGGACGGCTTCTCTGAGGTGGACCCGGACACCATGTCCGCCATCTTCGACATCACCGACTGGGTTCCGGCTAAGAAAGAGTCCATCGACATGGCGCGCAAGGTCAACGAACGCTTCGCACAGTAG
- a CDS encoding HAD family hydrolase, which yields MSIDIPRPVLLFDFDGTVSLGHGPVLAYAHHIAEKAGHPSIAHDAEALLNSNDVGSARDGYHLVHTLAAELDVPEETCQEAYMASRENLADTGINAPEGLAEFLTSYPGRAILATNSPEIGLRAALHTLGLKESFDAVYTGVGKPQGLTRILDTDLAGTDPTRLISFGDIWEYDLAPVAAMGGRTVLVDSPFAVPCEANPTWRVTRVTDIFPQLTSAL from the coding sequence ATGTCCATAGACATACCTCGCCCAGTCCTACTCTTCGATTTTGACGGGACCGTCAGCCTTGGCCACGGTCCCGTGCTGGCCTATGCGCACCATATTGCTGAGAAGGCCGGGCACCCGTCCATTGCTCATGACGCTGAAGCGCTGCTGAACTCCAATGACGTCGGCTCAGCGCGCGACGGCTACCACCTCGTCCACACTCTCGCCGCCGAACTCGACGTGCCGGAGGAGACTTGCCAGGAGGCATACATGGCCTCGCGGGAGAACCTCGCCGACACCGGCATCAACGCCCCTGAGGGGCTTGCCGAGTTCCTTACTTCCTACCCCGGCCGCGCCATTCTGGCGACGAACTCTCCAGAGATTGGCCTCCGCGCTGCCCTTCATACGCTTGGCCTCAAAGAGTCCTTCGACGCCGTGTACACCGGGGTGGGTAAACCTCAAGGGCTCACCCGCATCCTGGACACCGATCTTGCCGGCACGGATCCGACTCGCCTCATCTCCTTCGGAGATATTTGGGAGTACGACCTTGCACCCGTGGCCGCCATGGGTGGACGCACCGTGCTCGTTGACTCCCCCTTCGCCGTCCCCTGTGAGGCTAACCCGACCTGGCGCGTCACCCGCGTCACCGACATCTTTCCCCAACTGACCTCTGCTCTTTAA